Part of the Sinorhizobium terangae genome is shown below.
GCCGATCAAGCGGATCCCGGTCGAAATCGGCTACATCGTTCCGATGAAGCTCATTCTTCACCCGATCATGATGTATGTCGCGCTCAGCCTCGGCGGTGGGTATGATCCCGTCTGGGTGCAGACGGCAGTGCTGCTCGCATCGCTGCCGACCGCGACGAACGTCTTCGTGATCGCGCATCAGTATCACGTCTGGCAGGAGCGCGCCTCGGCGACAATCCTCATCACGACGCTGCTTTCGGTCGCGACCGTGACCGGCTTGCTTTTTCTGATCCGGTCAGGCGCTCTTCCGGCTGATCTTTTCCCGTAGGCTCTCCTTGATCGCGTGAATGGCGCTGCCAGGATGAATGCCTTCGCGCATCAGCAGCCCGCGAAGCGGACCGGCGGAGGAGAGCAGGTGCAGGCCGACGGCACGCAGCGCCTGAACCGGAAGAAATCCGGAGAGCAGCGAACGATTGAGAAGGTCGACGCTTGCAGTTCTGCTGACAATATCGATCCGCCTGCGGCTGTCGAACCGATCGCCGGTATTGGCCGGCAATTTACCGCCGGTTGCCGGTCCCACGAGTTCTACGAGCGTCATGACATCGCGCAGGCTCAAGTTGAGGCCCTGGGCGCCGATCGGCGGAAAGGCATGGGCCGCTTCGCCAACCAGCATCGTGCGCCTGTTGCCGAAACGGCGGGCCGTCATGCCCGAGAGCGGGAAGGATTGCGGGATGCCTGCTGCTGTAACCTTGCCGAGTATCGATTGCAGCCGATCCTCGATCGTCTGCGAAAGCACGTCCGGCGCGAGCATCAGCGTCTCTTCCGCATCGCGTGGTTTCTGCACCCAGACGAGGCTCGAACGGTTGCCGGGAAGCGGAACCTGCGTGAACGGACCGGCTTCTGTATGGAACTCGGTCGATACGTCCTGGTGCGGGAGCTCATGGCTAAAATTCAGCACGACAGCCGTTTGCGGATAGGACCATGTGTGCACGGAGATGCCCGCCGCCTCGCGCACGACAGAGCGCCGGCCATCGGCGCCGATGATCAGGTCAGCAGTGATCGCCCTCCCGTCGTCGAGCCCGATCCGGACCTGCTCTTCTTCGAAGTCGAAGGTTGTGGCGGCCACCGTTATACGATCGAGCGTCGGCAGGCCGGCTTCGTGCTTCTCCAGAATTTCGAGGAAGGGCGCATTTGGAATATTGTAGCCGAAGGCGTCCAATCCCACTTCCGACGCCCGGAAATTGACCGGCGGAGCACGCAGCAGCCGCTTTGTGCCATCAATGATATGAATCGCGACGAGCGGCGCCGTCAGCGGCACGGTCTCGTTCCAGAGATCGAGCTTCTTGAGGTATTCGATCGACTGGTCCATGAGCGCGGTCGTGCGCCCGTCGGCGATCGCGGGCTTCGGGCCGATCAGCGCGACCCGATGGCCGTTCCGCGCCAGCGCGATCGCGGCGAGCGAACCCGCGAGGCCCGCTCCGATGATGACGATGTCATAGTGATCCATAGTCGACGCATTCCCCGCGCAATCTTTTCCTGCAGCCATTCAAAGCGCTTCAGCGATCTTTGCGCGTCCGACTGGACGCTCGGCGCTGTAAAGTCGCGGTAGTCGTTCTACTCGCATAGCTCATTGAAATAAATGGGCGGAATCAGCGCGGAAGCAAGCGCCGCATGTCCACAGGACAATTCCATCGCGATAATTTTGCAGTTGAATTTTGCTGGCGATGCATTGCAAACGGTGCATATTACGGCCAAAGCGCCGGCGATGTGGTCGAGGTGTGGCTTCTTGGTCGCGCAAAAGCCGGGATGTAGGGGATAGGCGGCGTCGCCCATGAAGTTCTTTAACTACAGAAGAGTTCCCTATGCGGAAATAAGGGCCTTCTCCGTACACATTCTGACGGCCTCCGGTTCGTTCCTGGCTTTCCTTGGGGTCGTGGCGGCCGCTGAACATCGCTTCGTGGACATGTTCTGGTGGCTCGGACTCGCCCTGCTCGTTGACGGCATCGACGGACCGATTGCGCGCAAGGTGCAGGTCAAGGAAGTGCTGCCCAACTGGTCGGGCGACACACTCGACAACGTCATCGACTATGTGACTTACGTCTTGCTGCCCGCATTTGCGCTCTATCAAAGCGGTATGATCGGCGAGCCGTGGTCGTTCGTGGCAGCCGGCGCCATCGTTGTGTCGAGCGCGATCTATTATGCCGACATGGGCATGAAGACCGACGAATACTTCTTTTCCGGGTTCCCGGTCGTCTGGAACATGATCGTCTTCACGCTCTTCGTCATCCAGGCGAGCGAAGTGACGGCGTCGATCGTGGTTTTCCTTTCCGTCGTGCTGACGTTCCTGCCGATCAATTTTCTCCATCCCGTGCGCGTCAAAAGGCTAAGGCCGCTCAACCTCGGCGTTTTCCTGGCCTGGTCCGTGCTCGGCATGTATGCTCTGCTTCTGCATTTCGAGACACCCGATTGGGTGGCTATTGGCGTCGTGGTGACCGGGCTCTATCTCTACGTCATCGGTTTTGTTCTGCAGATTTTTCCTAATCTCGGCCGCGCGTAGGAGTTGACCATGGCACAGGCGATCGTTGTTCGCGAACTCGGTGGACCCGAGGTCCTGAAGATGGAAGGGGTGACGCTATCGCCGCCCGGGCCTGGCGAGGTCCAGATCCGACAAGTGGCGGTCGGCCTCAACTTCATCGACGTCTATTTCCGCACCGGCCTCTACAAGTCGGCAACGGGCTTGCCGTTCATTCCGGGCAAGGAGGGGGCAGGCATCGTCACCGCCGTTGGCGATGGAGTGAGCCTGTTCTCGATCGGCGACCGCGTTGCCTACGCGTCGGCCGATGGCGCCTATGCAAGCGAGCGCAACGTCGAGGCATCGCAATTGGTAAAGGTTCCCGACGGGATAAGCCTGGAAACGGCGGCCGCGATGATGCTCAAGGGCATGACCGCCCAATATCTGCTCAACCAGACCTTCAAGGTCGGCCCGGAAACGACATTGCTCTTCCACGCGGCAGCCGGCGGCGTTGGCCTGATCGCCGGGCAGTGGGCGAAAGCGCTGGGCGCGACCGTGATCGGCACGGCCGGCTCGCAGGAGAAGATCGATCTGGCGCTCGCGCACGGCTACGACCACGTCATCGACTACCGGACTGACAATTTCGTCGCGCGCGTCAAGGAGCTGACGGGCGGTCGTGGCGTCGACGTCGTTTACGATTCGGTCGGCCGCGATACCTACCCGGCCTCGCTCGACTGCTTGAAGCCGCGCGGGCTCTGGGTCAGCTTCGGCAATTCGTCCGGGCCGGTCGACGCGTTCAGCATCGGTATCCTGGCGCAGAAGGGCTCGCTCTTTGCAACACGCCCGACGCTCTTCAGTTATGTCTCGACGAGAGCGGCATTGGAGGCGTGCGCAAATTCCCTGTTTGATGTTGTGCAAAGCAACAAAGTGCGTATCAATATCAACCAGACCTATCCGCTCGCCGAGGCCGGCCGGGCGCATACGGATCTGGAAACAAGAAAAACGAGTGGAACGACGTTGTTGATTCCGTGACCGAAACCCTGAAGGTGGGCGGGGATCAATAGAGGGGAAAAGAGGGCAGCGTGCCTGGTAAGGGACAAACTGCGAGCGGTCCGTTGTTGGCCGTGAGCAACCTGACGAAATTGTTCGGCTCGTTCGCAGCCTGCAACGCGATCAATCTGCAGATAGAGCCGGGAGAAATCCACGCCTTGCTTGGCGAGAACGGGGCGGGCAAGTCGACCCTGGTGAAAATGCTGTTCGGCGTGCTCGCGCCCACGGCCGGCGAGATCGCGTGGCAGGGCGAACCGGTGCGCATCGGCAGCCCCGGTGATGCGCGCAAGCTCGGCATCGGCATGGTTTTCCAGCATTTTTCCTTGTTCGAGGCGCTGACCGTCGCCGAGAACATCGCACTTTCGATGGATCGGAACGTCTCCCTTGCCCGCGTCGCCGACGAAGCGTCGCGGCTTTCGCGTGCCTATGGTTTGCCTCTCGACCCAAAAGCGCATGTCGCGGATCTTTCTGTCGGCGAGCGCCAGCGCATCGAGATCGTGCGTGCGCTCTTGCAGAATCCGCAGTTGATCATTTTAGACGAGCCGACGTCGGTGCTGACGCCGCAGGAGGCCGACCGCCTGTTCGAGACACTGCAAAAGCTGAAGGCGGAAGGCCGCTCGGTCCTCTATATCAGCCATCGCCTCGAGGAGGTTCAGCGCATCTGCGACCGGGCGACGGTGCTTAGGCACGGCAAGGTGACGGGGAACTGCGATCCGCGTCGGGAAACGCCAGCCTCGCTCGCCCGCATGATGGTTGGCAGCGACGTGGCTGTCGTCACCGCGGAAGGAACCAATACGAAAGGCGACGTGCAGCTTGAGGCGCGCCATCTTTCCGTTGCGGCACGCACGCCCTTTGCAGTTGCCCTGAAGAATATATGTCTCAAGGTCCGGTCAGGCGAAGTCCTCGCCATTGCCGGTGTGGCGGGCAACGGCCAGAGCGAACTCTTCGACGCCTTGTCGGGTGAGTATCCGGTTGCGGACGACAACGCGGTGCAGATCCGACAGAGGCCCGTTGGAACAAGGAATATCAACGCGCGACGCCTGATGGGCGCCGGCTTCGTTCCGGAGGAGCGGCACGGGCACGCGGCCGTCGCAGCGCTGCCCCTGTCGGACAATCTGGTCCTCGCACGCAATCAATCGGACAAGCGGGCGTTTCTCGGTGGTGGCTTCCTCAGAATCATTCGCCAGAATGCGGTGAAGGCTGCGACGAGGCGGATTTCCGAGGCGATGGATGTTCGCAAGAGCGGCGAGGACCCGCCGGCAGGATCGCTCTCGGGCGGCAATCTGCAAAAGTTCATCGTCGGCCGCGAACTTGACCGGCAGCCGGCGGTGCTCGTCGTCAACCAGCCGACCTGGGGCGTCGACGCGGGGGCGGCCAGCCGCATCCGCCAGGCGCTCGTCGATCTCGCCAAGGCAGGTTCCGCTGTGCTCGTTATCAGCCAGGACCTGGACGAGATATTTGAGGTGGCGACCGAGATCGCGGTGATCAGCGAGGGGCGCCTTTCCGATCCCTATCCGGCGCGCGAACTTTCGCGCGAGAAGATCGGTCTCCTGATGGGCGGCATACACGGCGAAACCGGAGCCGCAGGAGCTGCGCATGCGCATTGAACTCGAAAAGCGGGCGAAGATTTCGACCCTGTTATCAATTCTCTCGCCGTTCATCGCCTTCGCGCTGACCATCGTCTTCGGTGGCCTCATGTTCGCGCTGCTCGGCAAGAACCCGGTGACGGCGCTCTACAG
Proteins encoded:
- the pcsA gene encoding phosphatidylcholine synthase, with protein sequence MKFFNYRRVPYAEIRAFSVHILTASGSFLAFLGVVAAAEHRFVDMFWWLGLALLVDGIDGPIARKVQVKEVLPNWSGDTLDNVIDYVTYVLLPAFALYQSGMIGEPWSFVAAGAIVVSSAIYYADMGMKTDEYFFSGFPVVWNMIVFTLFVIQASEVTASIVVFLSVVLTFLPINFLHPVRVKRLRPLNLGVFLAWSVLGMYALLLHFETPDWVAIGVVVTGLYLYVIGFVLQIFPNLGRA
- a CDS encoding quinone oxidoreductase family protein, whose product is MAQAIVVRELGGPEVLKMEGVTLSPPGPGEVQIRQVAVGLNFIDVYFRTGLYKSATGLPFIPGKEGAGIVTAVGDGVSLFSIGDRVAYASADGAYASERNVEASQLVKVPDGISLETAAAMMLKGMTAQYLLNQTFKVGPETTLLFHAAAGGVGLIAGQWAKALGATVIGTAGSQEKIDLALAHGYDHVIDYRTDNFVARVKELTGGRGVDVVYDSVGRDTYPASLDCLKPRGLWVSFGNSSGPVDAFSIGILAQKGSLFATRPTLFSYVSTRAALEACANSLFDVVQSNKVRININQTYPLAEAGRAHTDLETRKTSGTTLLIP
- a CDS encoding UbiH/UbiF family hydroxylase: MDHYDIVIIGAGLAGSLAAIALARNGHRVALIGPKPAIADGRTTALMDQSIEYLKKLDLWNETVPLTAPLVAIHIIDGTKRLLRAPPVNFRASEVGLDAFGYNIPNAPFLEILEKHEAGLPTLDRITVAATTFDFEEEQVRIGLDDGRAITADLIIGADGRRSVVREAAGISVHTWSYPQTAVVLNFSHELPHQDVSTEFHTEAGPFTQVPLPGNRSSLVWVQKPRDAEETLMLAPDVLSQTIEDRLQSILGKVTAAGIPQSFPLSGMTARRFGNRRTMLVGEAAHAFPPIGAQGLNLSLRDVMTLVELVGPATGGKLPANTGDRFDSRRRIDIVSRTASVDLLNRSLLSGFLPVQALRAVGLHLLSSAGPLRGLLMREGIHPGSAIHAIKESLREKISRKSA
- a CDS encoding ABC transporter ATP-binding protein, whose protein sequence is MPGKGQTASGPLLAVSNLTKLFGSFAACNAINLQIEPGEIHALLGENGAGKSTLVKMLFGVLAPTAGEIAWQGEPVRIGSPGDARKLGIGMVFQHFSLFEALTVAENIALSMDRNVSLARVADEASRLSRAYGLPLDPKAHVADLSVGERQRIEIVRALLQNPQLIILDEPTSVLTPQEADRLFETLQKLKAEGRSVLYISHRLEEVQRICDRATVLRHGKVTGNCDPRRETPASLARMMVGSDVAVVTAEGTNTKGDVQLEARHLSVAARTPFAVALKNICLKVRSGEVLAIAGVAGNGQSELFDALSGEYPVADDNAVQIRQRPVGTRNINARRLMGAGFVPEERHGHAAVAALPLSDNLVLARNQSDKRAFLGGGFLRIIRQNAVKAATRRISEAMDVRKSGEDPPAGSLSGGNLQKFIVGRELDRQPAVLVVNQPTWGVDAGAASRIRQALVDLAKAGSAVLVISQDLDEIFEVATEIAVISEGRLSDPYPARELSREKIGLLMGGIHGETGAAGAAHAH